A part of Papaver somniferum cultivar HN1 unplaced genomic scaffold, ASM357369v1 unplaced-scaffold_118, whole genome shotgun sequence genomic DNA contains:
- the LOC113330698 gene encoding uncharacterized protein LOC113330698, whose amino-acid sequence MAQIDCSEEEQHSFLLSSKVASIEAFKAIEIPVSPNGGESNRASGSHGHSGEISFGSLNSHRDNQNSYRLPKMDFPHFDGENPRGWIQKCECYFQIHKIEDGQRVSIASLHLDGRADQWFLNFQIGKLSVNWNDLCVGISLEALMLSKNQYLTEDYFILSFISGLKEEILGSVLIFHPQSLMESFSLARIEEQKYYLLHKTTKPFSKPITNSFSTNKVFSHSNFPPKPIINIPSTPKSPPSTYKPSLTTHTPNTPTNFSSLPPIKRLTQEQMQARRAKGLCYNCDELYKPGHWCKRQQLFMLSVEAPVEEDVTVEEEVFEEEGETPVDSGMEISLHALTGTISGDTIRILGLLKKHKISILIDSGSTHSFIDSALSTKLHYEIQPNAHLLVIVANGERTVISGVCPQIQWSMQDYQFSGDLRLLFLGGCDIILGADWLRRLGNVMFNFAKIIISFQHQGETITLTSAKNSSSLMMMSIQVVKEFFKKNTHGLLGHLFSITPSTTSQPVPPSISQLLYSYEDVFQEPTDLPPTRNLDHTIPLQPNSVPPNQRAYKCPYIQKSEPSHSPFSSPILLVKKKDNSWRFCVDYRNLNDITIKDKFPIPIIDELLDKLFGYGVFTKIDMGSGYHQILVHPSDILKKAFGTHHGHYEFKSKLEYLGHIISAEGVAADPAKVAKLLKKNSFSWSPSTTQAFNNLKAFMVSAPVLALPDFSKQFVLETDANGVGIGAVLMQEGKAICFFSKPLGPKTDHQSIKYFLDQKITTTLQQKWLMKLLGFDYQVQYKSGVENKVDDALSRKSHDTATCNLLSTTSPKWAQ is encoded by the exons ATTCCAGTATCTCCCAATGGTGGTGAATCTAATAGAGCTTCTGGATCTCATGGTCATTCTGGTGAAATTTCTTTTGGATCTTTAAATTCTCACCGAGACAATCAAAATTCGTATCGTCTGCCTAAGATGGATTTTCCTCACTTTGATGGTGAAAATCCTCGAGGATGGATTCAAAAATGTGAGTGTTACTTTCAGATCCATAAAATTGAGGATGGACAACGAGTGAGTATAGCTTCTCTTCATCTTGATGGTCGAGCTGATCAGTGGTTCTTAAATTTTCAGATTGGTAAATTGTCTGTCAATTGGAATGACTTATGTGTTGGTATCT CTCTTGAGGCTCTTATGCTAAGCAAGAACCAATATCTTACAGAGGATTATTTTATATTGAGTTTCATTAGTGGATTGAAGGAGGAAATTCTTGGTTCTGTCTTGATATTTCACCCTCAATCTCTCATGGAGTCCTTTTCATTAGCTCGTATAGAGGAGCAGAAGTACTATTTGCTACACAAAACCACTAAACCATTCTCAAAACCCATCACCAACTCGTTTTCTACCAACAAAGTTTTCTCTCACTCTAATTTTCCTCCAAAACCAATCATCAACATTCCCAGTACACCTAAGTCTCCACCATCCACCTATAAACCATCTCTTACTACTCATACTCCCAACACACCCACCAACTTTTCCTCTCTACCACCCATTAAAAGATTAACTCAAGAACAAATGCAGGCTAGGAGAGCTAAGGGACTGTGTTACAACTGTGATGAACTTTATAAACCTGGTCATTGGTGTAAGAGACAACAACTATTTATGCTTAGTGTTGAAGCTCCTGTGGAGGAGGATGTTACTGTAGAAGAAGAAGTTTTTGAGGAAGAAGGAGAGACTCCAGTAGACTCCGGCATGGAAATTTCCCTACATGCTCTTACTGGTACTATCTCTGGTGACACAATTAGAATTCTAGGTCTTCTTAAGAAGCATAAAATTTCTATACTAATTGATTCTGGTAGTACACATAGCTTCATTGACTCTGCTTTATCCACCAAGTTGCATTATGAAATTCAACCTAATGCACATTTGTTGGTAATTGTTGCCAATGGAGAAAGGACTGTCATCTCTGGAGTGTGTCCTCAAATACAATGGTCAATGCAGGATTACCAATTCAGTGGGGATTTGAGGCTACTTTTCTTGGGAGGATGTGACATTATTTTGGGGGCAGACTGGCTAAGAAGATTAGGTAATGTCATGTTCAACTTTGccaagatcatcatctctttccAACACCAAGGTGAGACAATTACTTTAACTAGTGCCAAAAATTCTTCTTCTCTCATGATGatgagtattcaagttgttaaAGAATTCTTCAAGAAGAATACCCATGGCTTATTAGGCCATCTGTTTTCTATCACTCCTTCCACTACCTCCCAACCAGTTCCTCCTTCCATATCCCAATTATTATATTCTTATGAGGATGTCTTTCAGGAACCTACTGATTTACCACCTACAAGGAACTTGGACCACACCATTCCCTTACAGCCGAACTCAGTACCTCCCAATCAGAGAGCCTATAAATGTCCCTACATTCAAAAATCCGAG CCCAGTCATAGTCCATTTTCTTCTCCCATTCTCTTAGTAAAGAAGAAGGACAATTCCTGGAGGTTTTGTGTGGATTATAGGAATTTGAATGACATCACTATTAAAGATAAATTTCCTATTCCAATTATTGATGAGTTGTTGGATAAACTATTTGGTTATGGGGTATTCACCAAAATAGATATGGGATCAGGGTATCACCAAATTCTTGTTCACCCTTCTGATATTTTAAAAAAAGCTTTTGGAACCCATCATGGGCACTATGAATTCAAG AGTAAACTGGAATATCTAGGACATATTATATCTGCAGAAGGAGTGGCTGCTGATCCAGCTAAAGTGGCAA AATTGCTCAAGAAGAATTCTTTCTCATGGTCTCCATCAACCACTCAAGCCTTCAATAATCTCAAAGCTTTCATGGTTAGTGCCCCTGTTTTAGCTTTACCAGATTTCTCCAAGCAATTTGTGCTAGAAACTGATGCCAATGGAGTTGGTATTGGTGCTGTGTTGATGCAAGAAGGCAAAGCCATCTGTTTCTTCAGTAAACCACTTGGTCCTAAG ACGGATCACCAGAGCATAAAGTATTTCCTGGACCAAAAGATCACTACCACACTTCAACAAAAATGGTTGATGAAGTTGTTAGGGTTTGACTATCAGGTCCAATATAAGAGTGGAGTTGAGAATAAAGTAGATGATGCTCTTTCTAGAAAATCCCATGACACTGCTACCTGCAATTTGTTATCTACTACTTCTCCCAAATGGGCTCAATAA
- the LOC113330402 gene encoding probable serine/threonine protein kinase IRE4, which yields MAEYGRHHNITIGDGNGNSKLSSSEAGIPSGLNRIKTTRKSTDRLLNFMNNNHNNNEGGSPRSSGIGFFRPPPPPPPPVAVAKHKTGQYGNKEGHHKGKNFARWFTSYLSKGYYQVPNNNISVKTEVGESEIKMLNKEGADVAKHPAGKESSTEQLGTRIPIGLKSFSHELGPKGGIRPVHPRAHSYNDLKELLGSLHSRFDAAKVVVDTELTNFAGNVEEILTKKGSSSPDGQKAAEDLLILAQQCIGMTSTEFRTKCERIVHDLAEKRQQCQGGLLKQLFTHMLFILTRCTRLLQFENAEPINENSLFKFRQCLESIPAVEMKWGPQKDNAKQGLSTAYSLPCKPDQVNRKIRTPSNDSVFSTEKPLSRSSQVESRLGETCITEFHSQTGSSTTTRHFSSYREDIVQYHQVDGGLPKKLLKKSSGDSLNGKDRIIDGSDSVICRICEEIVPTTHLESHSYICAYAEKCNLNSLDVDERLAKLTEILDQIVESCTLGFNVSYESPDTSKSRTANSMTGSEVQSPRITEWHHKGVEGMFEDIHEMDTACIDDSHHGGLSNLKSHLAVKLSQCGATSSTGSQTSASSTNTPRTSHFELFWLEYNNTSEPEDLHQMSELVDIANCIASTDLMKEGSPDYLVECMHDLQDILQESKVRALVIDTFGSRIENLLREKYALACEVMDDRSPTDVSKFNGSGCLGDSTSQSSTMSTPSHGTHKERTSIDDFEMIKPISRGAYGKVFLARKRTTGDLFAIKVLKKLDMIRKNDIERILAERNILITVRNPFVVRFFYSFTCRDNLYLVMEYLNGGDLYSLLRKVGCLEEDIARTYIAELVLALEYLHSMGIVHRDLKPDNILIAHDGHTKLTDFGLSKIGLINSTVDLSGSETDETSPIDTEDLHNSFEHTAQTEEITKRSAVGTPDYLAPEILLGTQHGYAADWWSVGVILFELMTGTPPFNAECPQSIFANILNQKIPWPSVPTDMTFEARDLIESFLIHDPDQRLGANGASEVKAHSFFKGINWDTLALQKAAFVPSPDSADDTSYFTSRYSEISHGVPEDQHCSDTGSDSTGSCSDCEHEIGDCGELNDFESPPLDLSMMNFSFKNLSQLASINYDLLIQSGRTPSKGSSPTRDGEF from the exons ATGGCAGAATATGGTCGACATCATAATATTACTATTGGGGATGGTAATGGAAATAGTAAATTATCATCTAGCGAAGCTGGAATTCCATCTGGACTTAATCGAATCAAAACTACCCGTAAATCTACTGATCGATTATTAAATTTTATgaataataatcataataataatgaaGGTGGTTCTCCTAGATCGAGTGGAATTGGATTTTTTCGACCTCCGCCCCCTCCTCCTCCACCTGTTGCTGTTGCCAAGCATAAAACTGGTCAATACGGAAATAAAGAAG GTCATCACAAAGGGAAGAACTTCGCTCGATGGTTCACATCGTATCTCTCTAAGGGTTATTATCAAGTACCTAATAATAATATTTCAGTCAAAACTGAG GTTGGAGAGTCGGAAATTAAAATGCTCAATAAGGAAGGTGCTGATGTAGCTAAACATCCAGCTGGAAAGGAATCATCAACAGAGCAGTTGGGCACAAGAATCCCAATAGGTTTAAAAAGTTTTTCTCATGAATTAGGACCAAAGGGTGGTATAAGACCTGTCCATCCACGTGCACACAGCTACAATGACTTAAAA GAGCTTTTGGGTTCGCTTCATTCAAGGTTCGATGCCGCTAAAGTTGTGGTGGATACCGAGCTGACTAATTTTGCAGGCAATGTTGAAGAGATTCTTACGAAGAAGGGATCCTCGTCTCCGGATGGGCAAAAAGCGGCGGAGGACCTTTTGATTCTAGCCCAACAATGCATAGGAATGACCTCCACAGAGTTCCGTACGAAGTGTGAGAGAATTGTGCATGATCTGGCTGAGAAAAGGCAGCAGTGTCAAGGAGGTTTGCTGAAACAGTTGTTTACTCATATGCTCTTTATCTTGACTCGCTGCACCAGGCTGTTGCAATTTGAGAATGCTGAGCCGATTAATGAAAATTCTCTTTTTAAATTTAGGCAATGCCTAGAAAGCATTCCTGCTGTTGAAATGAAATGGGGACCTCAGAAGGATAATGCCAAACAGGGATTGAGTACAGCATATTCTCTCCCATGCAAGCCCGACCAAGTTAACAGAAAGATTAGAACTCCGAGTAACGATTCCGTTTTCTCAACAGAGAAGCCATTGTCCCGTAGTTCTCAGGTTGAGAGCCGATTAGGTGAAACTTGTATCACAGAGTTTCATTCGCAAACTGGTAGCTCTACTACAACCAGGCATTTCTCCTCTTATAGGGAGGATATTGTTCAGTATCACCAAGTTGATGGAGGTTTACCTAAAAAGCTGCTTAAAAAATCCAGTGGTGATTCACTTAATGGAAAAGATAGGATTATTGATGGATCTGATTCAGTAATATGTAGGATATGTGAGGAAATTGTTCCAACGACGCACTTGGAATCTCACTCTTATATATGTGCTTATGCGGAGAAATGTAACTTAAACTCCTTGGATGTGGATGAGCGCCTAGCCAAACTTACAGAGATATTGGATCAGATTGTAGAGTCCTGCACCCTTGGTTTTAATGTATCCTATGAAAGCCCAGATACTTCAAAATCACGAACTGCAAACTCTATGACTGGGTCTGAAGTCCAGTCCCCTAGGATAACCGAGTGGCACCATAAAGGAGTAGAAGGTATGTTCGAAGATATTCATGAGATGGACACAGCTTGTATAGATGATTCACACCATGGCGGTTTGAGTAATTTGAAAAGCCATTTGGCTGTGAAGCTCAGTCAGTGTGGTGCAACCTCTTCTACTGGGAGCCAGACTTCGGCTTCGTCAACAAATACACCAAGAACAAGCCATTTTGAGTTGTTCTGGTTAGAGTATAATAACACATCTGAGCCAGAAGATTTACACCAG ATGAGTGAGCTGGTTGACATTGCTAATTGCATAGCAAGCACAGATCTTATGAAAGAAGGGTCccctgactatctagttgaatGTATGCACGACTTGCAGGATATTTTACAGGAGAGCAAGGTCAGAGCTCTGGTAATAGATACATTTGGAAGCCGTATAGAGAACCTCCTAAG GGAAAAATATGCTCTTGCTTGTGAGGTGATGGATGACAGAAGTCCTACAGATGTAAGCAAATTTAATGGCAGTGGATGCTTGGGGGATAGTACTTCACAAAGTAGTACAATGTCAACTCCTTCACATGGCACACATAAAGAGCGAACTAGCATTGATGACTTTGAAATGATCAAACCTATTAGCAGGGGCGCCTATGGGAAAGTCTTCCTTGCACGCAAGCGAACAACAGGAGATCTATTTGCGATAAAG GTGCTCAAAAAATTGGATATGATAAGGAAAAATGATATTGAGCGTATACTAGCAGAGCGTAACATATTAATCACAGTCAGGAACCCATTTGTG GTACGGTTCTTTTATTCATTCACATGCAGAGATAATCTCTATTTGGTTATGGAATATTTGAATGGAGGTGACCTGTACTCCTTGCTTAGAAAAGTGGGTTGCTTGGAAGAAGATATAGCTCGAACATATATTGCTGAATTG GTACTTGCTTTAGAATATCTTCACTCCATGGGAATAGTTCATCGTGATTTAAAACCAGACAACATATTAATCGCGCATGATGGACACACAAAG CTTACAGATTTTGGACTGTCAAAAATTGGGCTTATAAATAGCACTGTTGACTTGTCTGGATCTGAGACAGATGAAACTTCCCCGATAGATACTGAAGACTTGCATAATTCTTTTGAGCATACTGCACAAACAGAGGAGATAACTAAACGATCAGCTGTTGGCACACCTGATTATTTGGCACCTGAGATTCTTCTTGGAACGCAGCATG GTTATGCAGCTGATTGGTGGTCGGTGGGAGTAATCCTTTTTGAGCTTATGACAGGAACACCACCTTTCAATGCTGAATGTCCTCAG AGTATCTTCGCCAACATtctgaatcaaaaaataccatggCCGTCCGTTCCTACTGATATGACTTTTGAAGCCCGAGACTTGATTGAGAG CTTTCTTATTCATGACCCGGATCAGCGCCTTGGGGCCAACGGAGCATCAGAG GTAAAAGCACATTCCTTCTTCAAGGGAATCAACTGGGACACCCTTGCCTTACAAAAG GCTGCGTTTGTGCCAAGCCCTGATAGTGCAGATGATACAAGCTATTTCACATCAAGGTATTCTGAAATTTCACATGGAGTACCTGAAGATCAGCACTGTAGTGATACTGGCTCTGATTCAACTGGTTCTTGCTCAGACTGTGAACATGAG ATCGGTGATTGTGGCGAACTGAACGACTTTGAATCTCCTCCTTTAGATCTTTCCATGATGAATTTTTCTTTCAAG AATTTGTCGCAATTGGCATCCATTAATTACGATTTGCTCATACAAAGTGGGAGGACTCCTTCGAAGGGTTCATCCCCCACAAGAGATGGGGAATTTTAA